A segment of the Nyctibius grandis isolate bNycGra1 chromosome 27, bNycGra1.pri, whole genome shotgun sequence genome:
TGGGTAATTGCTCTGCATACTCCCATGCTGCAAAGGGAGCTGGAGGGAGTGCCAGTGTTTCTAAGTCATCTCGTGCTCGAATGTCTCTGCTCACGTAGCTTCGTGAAGCCCCCAGGATGAACTTGTAACGTACCAGGGGGATTGTTCATTTTGCACGGGATATAAGTTTAGAAGGAAATCTGATTGGGGTATTTTGCATTGCATCTTCCTGTAGATCTTGCTCAAGGCAACAAGCCCTCTGGGTTGCTGTTCGCTGTGCAGCACAGGGTAGGTGATGCATACCAGGGAGCCTCCTAATTCCTGCACCCTTCCTGCTGACAGAGAAGGCGATGGAGGGAAGCCAGGTGTTTAGAGCTCAGTTTTTAAGGGCGAAAATAATTTGTGGAAGTGCAAAACTGTAATCTGGCAGCTAAAGTGTGGGGTTGTACTTGGAGGAATGGTGGAAAACCTCTGTCTGGTTCACGGTTTGGAAAACGGGAGAGGAGCCTGCCAGGAGGGAGGTGACGGCGTTTACCCGTGCCCAGCTCTGCAGTTCATAAGGAAATGCACGTTTTTGTTGGTGCATTTTCACTTTTTGGCTGTACTTTGATTTGGATGCCCTTGCCATCGGTTGGAGATGCTTTAGTGGGTGCTggctggagcaggcagagcaCTGAGCTGCGCTTGGGGTGTGGGGACTGGTGTTACCTGGAGCAGGACGGGTGGTCTCAGCTCTACCCGTGAGGAGAGGTCCGGGGGGATGCGTGCTTCAGGCTCCTGTCTCGGCGGTGTCCTCCCAGTAACGCTTACCAGGTTTCTCCTCCTCAGGAACTCCCTTTGCCGGGGGCTCTGCGAGGGCTCCTCCGCTCCCCTCCCGAGGCGGCGGCAGGTCGTCACGTTGTTCCGCCGCCGCAGGTTCTCCCGCGTCTCGTGCCGCCGCTCGCACTTCTCATCGTAGCTCTCGCTCGCACGCCTGTGCCGCGGCCGTGCCTTCTCGGGCCGGCTGATCATGTtgggcacagctctgctcctctgtgaCTGCCCCGTCCGCTCCGAGGTCCTCTGTCCTGATGAAACCAAGGGAAAAGACACAATCTGAGTGAAAACTAATTATCTGTAAGATTAAATGAACCGACGTTCATTTGAGTGTATTTGGGCCTTTGCCTCTGCATCAGTTAAAGAGAAAGCTGAGCAATAGCTACTTGTCCTGCTTGGTCCCTGCTCATCCAGCTCTTCCCATCAGGAATAgctcagcccctctcccaccgGCGCTGCCCAGCCTGTCACTGTGCATCCCAACGACAGCTCTTAATAGCCTTGGTTAAccaaaaatgtgctttaaagCCAGGTAAAGCTTAAAGAAATACACGGTCCATTACTCACCCCCCACTGAGCAAACTGTTGAGGCCTTCTTGACAAGCTAATACTGTATTTCCTCCTTCTGTTACCCCAAATTACCCTCTCCAGTTAACAGACATGTCCTTTATCTTTGCTTTCCAAGCTGTTACACttaaagggaaacaaaaaaaaaaggtggttcTTGCCAGTTCATGTTACAGCCTCCCGGTGTCAGTCGTGTAGGCTGAGAATGGggtgaaaaaagaggaaagaaggtgcctgctgctgcctttagtgcagcagcccctgctcccctccagcccttGCCAGCCCCAGCGCCGTGGGCACTTACCTGGCCCGAGGGGTCCCGTCCTACCCCTCGACCGCCGCAGAGGAGTGGGCTGAGCCGGGGGTTATCGGGCGCGAACACGCTCCAGCTGCCATCTTCGTGCCAACCCCCTCATTTTGCTGCTCTCGCTCTGTGGAACAGGAAATGTTGCAGCCGCAGCCGAGCCCCGGTTCCTGTCCCTGCTCGCAGCCCGGCTGCGGGGCGCAGGGGCCCAGCTCGTGGGAGGATCTGGGTTATCTTGGGACCCCAAAGCCTCCAGCTTCTCTCTAAGCAGAGCTAGTGATTATCTTTTGGGCCATCTCCCTTTATCAGTGTCCGACACGAGGAGGTTGAGCGCTGGTTCACGGAGCTGCTTGTGGCACTCGGTGACTGAGTCTCCCTGAGCTGCTTTGGGGTAGAGAAATCGAGACTTAGGGAAGTACAGTATTGCTATTATTTTAAGGCTTCTTGCAgattggaaaaggaaaaaaagtgtgtatTGGCAGCTGAGGAGAGGTCACAAATGGCAAAAATTCATTAAGATATTTAGGGAAGTGAAAGCTGCATTAATGCAAATCATGCAGGGAAGTCGGTTTAACCAGCTGGGCGCTGATAAGGGCTCTGGGCCTGCGCACGTGGAAAGGGAACACAAGTAAAAGCAGAGATCTTGTAAAGTAACgtaggatttatttttacagagacCAGCCTAGAAGGGATATGTGACAAAAAATTTCCCGGTTCAAAGCCCCTCTCGTGGCTTTGGGCGGTTTGTGCTGCTGGGCCCAAATCCTCATTCTGGGCCGTGGCTCAGCTCCTTCCCGCAGTGCTCAGCACCGCTGCCTCGGTGGCTTTTGGTGGGGGGACAGTTTCTGGAGGTTGAGCAGGAAAGTGTCCTGCACGCTTCTGCTGGTGTGCAGGACCCTGGCCGCAGATCCTGCTAAGTTCATTACTAAAAAAGACGTTTTCAATGCTGTGTTAGGCTTATGATGCATCCTGTCTTGTGTTGCCAGGGTGCATCAGCATGGGGCTGCCCCAGTGGCATGGAAAAGGGCACCCAAGTAGCCAGATTAATGCCCAAATCCCTCCTGTCTGGCCCAGGGTGTCCCGGTGTGCTCACTGCCCCGTGGGCTGTGCTCTTCTGATGTTTTCCACGTTGTAGCTGCTTCTGATGAGGGAGTCGAGGAAGTCGGGGGCTATGGCCCGGAGGAGGAGCACGCTGCCCATTGTCCAGGGCGGGTAGTGCAGCTCCCGCTGGCGCAGCACCCCGCTCTTGATGATCTCCAGCGCGCACTCCTCCTTGGGCGCCGGCGTGACCCGGATGGCATGTGAGACCGATCGCACAGCGCTCTCTGGAGGGATGGGAGGCAAGGGGCAGGGTCAGATGGAGGGGCTGCCACAGGCACCACCGGCTCAGACAGGGTGTCTGTAGCTTCATCTGACAAACCAACAGACTCTGGGGATCAGACCTCCTTAACGAGGCTTAGAATAGTTAAAATAAGTAACAATTATAGCAATGTCCTTCCCATTCCTTTTCGCCTCTTGAGTGACCATAGGATGGGATCCCCACTTCCCCTGGGTTTACTGCAAGGACAGCAGAGTCCTTTAGGCCACACTTGTTAAAGAGTTGGGGTCCCGTTCCCACAACTGCACAGCCACCGCAGGCGGGGGGTCCAGTCGTGGTGGTCAAGCAGCGTGCTGAGCAGCCTGGGGCCGGCGGGCGGGTGGTGGGCTTGGCTTGGCTCTATCTGGAAATGCCCTGAGTCGTGGGGCCTCAGCGACGCTGAGCTTACCTGTGTCGATGTAGCCCAGGATGCAGAGTGTGATGGAGACGTTGGTGTTGTCTATGATGAATTCTTGTCGCAAGGAGCTAAAAAATCCGTCTAAGGCGAACTTAGTTGCAGAATAGGGAGCAGCAAATGGGCCAGGAGCTTTACCTGGAGCAGAGACACAATATTAGGGTTCGGGTACTGGGCAGACACCAGGCTGCAGGCTCTCCCTTCCTCTTGCCCTTCAAGTAGCTACAATATTGTGATTTAGGTGTGGTAAGCTGTCATGAATGCTtgagagaaataaacaaatgcaggaatgtttaaaatgtaacaCACGGCATACGATGGCATGAAGTACCTTCAGTTGTGGGTGATACTGTTCTTGTATTCCTGCATATATACCCACGTATAGCAAATGCATCTGTAATGTGTAGCCACGTACATAACCTGCAGCGGTGTACCATGGACTGCAATGCGTGGAGGTGATTAGTGAGTGCAAAGAGACTAGCAGGAGAGGGCCTGGAATACAAATCCCCCAGGGGACTTGAATTGTGCATCCAGGATATAAATCTCATGCTGCTCCCAGCAGGGTGGCTCTCTGCCTTATGGTCCTTCTTCTGTCTCTTGAAGAAGAGCCACAGCAGGGATCCCTTGCAGCAGAGGAGGGGACGTGGGCAGGGAGTGCCTGGCCCCTTGTGTGCTCACCTGCCAAGGATGAAACGACAACGATGCTGCCCTCGCTCTCCTTCAGCATGGGCAGGGCAGACACGGTCATCGCCACGTAGCTGAGGAAGTTGGTCTCCAGGAGCTTTCGTATGTGCTCAACGTCCCCATTGAAGTAGTTGAAGTAGCTGTGACCGATGTGATTTAGGATGAGCATATCGAGGCCGCCTGGAAGCAGAGCATGGTCACTATTAACAGCCAGCTTCTTGGTGGCTGGGATGGCCCCAAAACATAGCATGGGGTGTGTTGGGGAGTGAGGAGGGGCAGCTCCCCACCACCTACCCCAGGTGTTCTCAGCCTCCTTCACCACCACCTCGGGGAACGTGGTGTCCTCCATGGAGCCACTCACGTAGCGGGCTGACGCAGCGCCCAGCTCGAGGCACCGCTCCACAACCTGCGGTGACAGAGAGAGTGGTGTTGGCAATGGACCCCCCTCCATGGATCCCCCTTGTCCCATGAAGGCTGTTGCTGTCTTGGGGCAGATGGGCAGCAAATCTCCCTGTCCTGATGGAAACCCTCTTCCCTTCATGGGAGGAGACACATTGCTCGGAGAAATGTTTCTGGCTGCAGAGTTAAACAATGGCACATCTGAGCCAAATATTTAGTATTTATAAATAGGAATACGATTGCTTAATTTTGATTGTGTTGTACATAGGATGCAAAATCAGTTCAGACTTTGAGAAAGGACAAGGGCTGATCAGACCAGGACGTGGGCAGACTAGTGTTGTCCTTGGTGGTGGAGATCAGAATTCACAGCTGAAGACTGCGGAGACAGAAGTGCCCTGCTGTCACCattgaaaatgcagtttgttGCAGTGGGGAGTGTACGTGTTAGAACAGGCTCATGCTGGGGTGGATCTGTAGGGCATCTGGCATCCCCGCGTGCCCAGGCTGGGGTGGATCTCTGCATTCTACCCACCTGTGGGGTTCTGGGTTGCAAATCTGTTTTGCCAGCCCGGTGCATCCTGCTTGTCACTTACCTTCTGCAGCTTGGCCTCCGTCCGAGCCGTGAGCAGTAGGTGGGCCTCCATGCGTGCCAGGTGATACGCCATCTGCTCCCCGATgccactgctggctcctgtcaCGATCACCCGTTTCCCCCGGAGCATCTCTGGGGAGGAAGGTGCAGAGCTCAGAGCCAGCCACTGCCCCGCTCGTGCAGACCCCGGCTGGAGTCTGGTCGTTAATCCCTGTTTGGTGGGGAGTGCATGCGAGGCTTGAGCTCTGCGTCCACCCTGGTCTGGGAGC
Coding sequences within it:
- the LOC137674271 gene encoding 11-beta-hydroxysteroid dehydrogenase 1-like — encoded protein: MGLLLKVFVPLLGLVLAFYFYSAPENFSEEMLRGKRVIVTGASSGIGEQMAYHLARMEAHLLLTARTEAKLQKVVERCLELGAASARYVSGSMEDTTFPEVVVKEAENTWGGLDMLILNHIGHSYFNYFNGDVEHIRKLLETNFLSYVAMTVSALPMLKESEGSIVVVSSLAGKAPGPFAAPYSATKFALDGFFSSLRQEFIIDNTNVSITLCILGYIDTESAVRSVSHAIRVTPAPKEECALEIIKSGVLRQRELHYPPWTMGSVLLLRAIAPDFLDSLIRSSYNVENIRRAQPTGQ